AGGGGGAGAGGGAGGTTGAACTGGGTGGGGGGGCTAGTATAAAGGACCTTTTGGATACCTTGTGTGATTCGCCCCGGTGTCGTCAGAATGTTTTCGATGATTCCGGTAAGCTTAAGATGCGTGTTCAGATAATGAAGAACCGCATGCCTATTC
This genomic interval from Dehalococcoidales bacterium contains the following:
- a CDS encoding MoaD/ThiS family protein — translated: MKVKVKFFASLKEVFGEGEREVELGGGASIKDLLDTLCDSPRCRQNVFDDSGKLKMRVQIMKNRMPI